The Tautonia plasticadhaerens nucleotide sequence GGCTCGCCGGCCGGCCTCGGCGCGACCTACGGGCCGGCGGATTGGCGGGGCCCCCTGGCGATCGGCCATACCCGGATGTCGACCGAGAGCAGGATCGACCTGAGCCACTCCCAGCCGTTCTGGGCCCACGGCGTCCCCGACCTCGCCACGGCCCATAACGGCCACGTCACCAATTATCACCGGCTCCGCCGCCGCTTCGAGCGGCTCGGGACGACCTTCTACACCAACAACGACTCCGAGGTGATCGGCGTCTACCTCCGAGACCGCCTGGAGCAGGGCCGGTCGCTGCCGGAGGCGATGGCCGACTCGCTCGAGGACCTGGACGGCGCCTACAGCTATCTCGTCGCCTCTCCCGAGGGGCTGGGCGTGGTGCGCGACCGCTTCGGCTTCAAGCCCCTGATGGTGGCCGAGGCCGAGGAGTTCGTCGCGGTCGCCACCGAGGAGGTCGCCCTCCGTCGCGCCCTTCCCGGAGACTTCCGCGCGGTCGAGGCGCCCCCGGGCCGGGCGACCTTCTACCCCCTGCCCGTCGCCATCCCGGCCTGACCCCGGACCCCGCCCGCCGCCGAGGGAACGCGCCGTGAGCATCGCCGGTCACGAATCGCTGACGATCGATTGCGCCGGCCGCCCGGTCCGGGAGATCAACCGCGCCATCCGCTCGGCGATCGCCGGCGGGCAGTCCCGATTGCGGCTGCTCAACCCCGCCGCGAGGCACAACCTGGGCGTCGCCCTGCCCGAGGGGGTCCACCTCCGGGTCGACGGGCCGGCGGGCTACTACGCGGCCGGCCTGAACGACGGCGCGACGGTCGAGGTCGCCGGCGGCGTCGGCTGGGGAGCGGCCGAGAGCATGAGGGACGGCACGGTCGTCATCGACGGCGACGCCGGCAACGCGGTGGCCGCCTCGATCCGGGCCGGGACGGTCGTCGTGCGGGGGGATCCCTCCACCCGGGCCGGGATCGCCATGAAGGGCGGGCTGCTGATCATCGGCGGCGACGCCGGGCCGATGGCCGGCTTCATGATGCAGAAGGGGATCCTCGTCATCTGCGGCGACGCCGCCGACAGCATGTACGCCGGCACCGTCTACGTCGGCGGCGTCGTGGGCGCCCCGGGGTCCGACGTGGTGGAGGGGGAGATCGCCCCGGACGAGGAGGCGATGCTCCGGGAGCGGCTCGATCGCTGGGCCGTGCCCGCCCCGGCCGGCTTCCGCAAGCTCGTCTCGGGCCGAAGGCTCTGGAACTTCCAGCGGGCCGACCTGGAATTCTGGAAAGACGCGCTCTGAGCCGGATGTGCCCCGTCCTCATCGCCCGCACCCTGCGAGACCCCCGACCATGGAATCGCCTCGCGAGCCGAACCCCGCCGACGGCCATTCAGCCCTCCCGGCCGGCTCCGCCGGGGCCGACCGGTCGCCGGCGCAGCGATCGGGCACCTTCGACCCGGGGGTGATCGAGGACATCCAGATCAAGGCCTAGCTGGCCCGATACCGGATCCGCGGCTTCGGCATCCTCCGGCCGAGGACCTGGGCCACCTTCGACGACCTGACCTTCATCCCCGGCACCCTCACGCGCATCCCGCTGGAAGGCTACCGGGAGAAGTGCAGCACGAAAACGGTGCTGGGCACCCGGTTCGCGTCCCGGCCGCTGGAGCTGGACATCCCGCTGATGGTCACCGGGATGAGCTTCGGCGACCTCTCCCGCAACGCCAAGGCGGCCCTCGCCCGGGGCGCCCGCAAGGCCGGCACCTCGACCACCACCGGGGACGGCGGCATGCTCGATGTCGAGCGATCCGAGTCCCGGGCCCTCGTCTACGAGGTCCTGCCCAGCCGATACGGGATCGACATCCGACACCTCCGCCAGGCCGACGCCATCGAGCTGACGATCGGCCAGGGGGCCAAGCCCGGGACCGGCGGCCTGCTGCTCGGATCCAAGGTCTCCGACGAGATCGCCGCGATCCGGGACCTCCCCCCTGGGGTCGACCAGCGCTCCCCCTGCCGACACCCGGACTTCCTCGGCCCCGATGACATGGTCATCAAGATCGAGGAACTGCGCGAGGCGACGGACTGGCGGGTGCCGATCTTCGTCAAGATGGGGGCCTCCCGCGTCTTCGACGACGTCCGCCTGGCCGCGAAGGCCGGGGCCGACGTCGTCGTGGTCGACGGCATGGAGGGCGGCACCGCGGCCTCCCCCGAGCTGCTCCAGGAGCACACCGGCATCCCGACCCTGGCCGCCGTATGCGAGGCCCGCGCCGCCCTGGAGGACATCGGCCTCTTCGGCGAGGTCCAGCTCGTCGTCGCCGGAGGCCTCCGCCACGGCGCCGACTGCGCCAAGGCCCTGGCCCTGGGGGCCGACGCCTGCTACCTCGGCACGGCGCTGCTGATCGCCCTGAACTGCAACAAGCCGATCCACGTGGACGACTACGAGGCCATCGGCGCCGCCCCGTATGCGTGCCACCACTGCCACACCGGCCGCTGCCCCGTCGGCATCACCACCCAGGACCCCGACCTGATGGCCCGCCTGGAGGTCGAGGCGGCCTCGGACCGCGTCGCCAACTTCTTCCACGCTTTGGCGTCGGAGATCCAGATCCTCGCCCGCGCCTGCGGCAAGAGCGACGTCCACCACCTCGAACCCGAGGATCTCCGCGCCCAGACCCTGGAGGCCTCGATGATCACCGGCCTACCCCTGGCCGGCACCACCCGCGTCTTCGGCGGAGGCCCGGGCTGGTAGGGCGGACGGTCAGGCCGATGGGGGGACCGTCCTCGCCCGTGGATTTTGTACCCTATTCTGTACCAATCCGGGTCCGGCGATCGACGTAAGTCCTTAGTGGGCAGAGGCGGGATCGAACCGCCGACACCAGGATTTTCAGTCCTGTGCTCTACCAGCTGAGCTATCTGCCCTTGAAATGCAGTCGGGATGAACGATCGTATCGGGTCGCCGGGGCGGTGTCAATGGTCGAGGCTTGTTCGTCAGGGCGATTGCAACGACGGGCACGGCGACTCATTTCTTGACGGGTCGGGGCTTGCCTCCCCCGCCTCCCCCGGCCGGATGCGGCCCCCCCGTTGCCCACACCCGCCCCCCAAACCGCACCGGGCCGCGATTCGACGCCCGAGTGCCCCGGCATCCTCCACCACTCCCCGGCTTGCCGGCACCGACCTCCCTCGGCCTGATCTGCCGACGGGGGGCCGGCGGTCGGGTTCGTGACGCGGAAGGTCGCGGCGATGAAGGCCTTGCGGGCGACCGGAGTCGCCCGGTCCGCCGGGTCGATGCGAGGGTAGGTCGACGCCCGATCAGGGAAATCCGCCTCGCCGTCCGGCTCACCCCGGACTCGACGTCGTCGACTTCGGTACCGTCCTGGCAGGTCCGCGGCAGGGGAGGGCCGTCGAGATCTGACTCCTAGGGTCCGTCTGACGAATCACAAGGTGTCATCATGGTGGTCTTTTCGCGGAGGACGCCGTGCGGATCCGACGCCCCTACGAGTTGACCGACGGGCAGTACGCCCGGATCGAGGACCTGCTACCGACCAACGGCCGTCGCGGCGGCCAGTGGGATGACCACCGCACCACCCTCGATGGCATCGGTCGGATCCTCCGCACCGGGGCCCGGCGACGCGAGCCGCCCGGCCGCGACGGCAAGTGCAAGTCGGCCTACGGCCGCTTCAATCGCCGGAGCGAGGACGGGCCACTCGGCCGCGTCCGTCGCCGGCTCCACGCCCGGCCGGACCGGCTCCGGCGGCTGGACTTCGACCTGCGGTGCGTCGACGGCAGCGGCATCCGGGCCAGCCGCTCGGCGGCCGGGGCCCGGCGGCGCGTCGATGGGGAGCCGGGCGACCATGCCCTGGGCCGGTCCCGCGGCGGCTTCGGCACCAAGCCCCACCTGATCGTCGATGGCGATGGCCCGCCCCGCGCCGCGTCGATCTCGCCGGGGCAGGCCCCCGAGTCGAAGCGCCGGGAGCCGGTGCTCCAGGCCGTGCGGATCCCCCGAGCCGGACGGGGCCGGCCGAGGAGCCGCCCCAAGGCCCCGGCCGGGGGCAGGGGCCACAGCTCCCCCCGAGCCCGCCGCCACCTGCGACGCCGCCGGACCAAGGCGGTGATCCCGACCCGCAAGGACCAGCGACGGAGCCCGCGCTTCGACGAGGCGAGCGATCGCCGACGCAACGTGGTGGAGCGGTGCATCGACTGGCTCAAGGAGAGCCGGCGGATCGGGACCCGTCACGAGAAGCCGGCGGTGAGCTTCATGGGGATGGTCAAGCCGGCCATGATCCGCCGCTGCCAGCGCCTCCTCGCTTCGTGAGACAGACCCTAGGAGAGGGGCGATCCCGGGAGGAACTCGGGGACGCTGGATGGTTGACTCCCGGCGAGGCCCGGTTAGAATCGTCCCATCACAACCCGCACCATGCGGGCGCATAGCTCAGTTGGTCAGAGCGCACCCCTGATAAGGGTGAGGTCCCAGGTTCGAATCCTGGTGCGCCCATTCGCCCAAGTCCATAGCCGAACACGTCTTGCGTGTACCCCCCGGTGGTCGGCGGCGCGGCCCGAAGGCAGTCCGACGGTGGTAACACTACCACCGAGGCCCCTCGGCGAGTCGCGTCCATGCCCTCCCGATCACCCCGCATCCCGTCCTACGGGCTCCACAAGCCCACGGGCCAGACCCGCGTCCGCATCGACGGCCGGGATGTCTACCTCGGCAGGTTCGACAGCGACGAGAGCCGCGAGCGATACCGGCGCGTCGTCGCCGAGTGGCTCTCGACCGGGACCGCCCCCGAGCCGTCCCGGGGCGTCGCCCCGGGCGGAGCAGGGGGGAGGCCGCCCGGCGGCCCCACCGTCGCCGAGCTGCTGGTCCGGTTCCTCCGCCACGCCGAGGTGCACTACCGGCACGCGGACGGGACGCCCACCGGGACCACGGAGAAGTTCAAGGTGGCCCTCCGGCTGCTCCGCAGCCTGTACGCGCGGACGGCGGTCGCCGACTTCGGGCCGAAGGCGCTCAATTCCGTCCGGGCGGAGCTGCTCCGTCGGGGCCTGAGCCGCTCGACGATCAACTTCCACGTCGGGAAGGTCGTCCAGGTGTTCAAGTGGGGGGTGGCCGAGGAGCTGGTCCCCCCGGCCGTCTACCAGGCTATCGTGGCCGTCCCGGGGCTCCGGCGCGGGAGGACCGAGGCCAGGGAGACGAAGCCCGTCGGGCCCGTCCCCGAGGCGTACGTCGAGGCCGTCCTGCCCCACGTCTCCCGCCAGGTCCGGGCGATGATCGAGATCCAACGGCTTACGGGCATGAGGCCGGGCGAGGTGGTCTCGATGAGGACGGCCGACCTCGACACGTCCGGCCGCCTCTGGGTCTACCGACCTGCTCGCCACAAGACCGAGCACCACGGACGGCAGCGGGTCATCTACCTCGGGCCGAAGGCGCAGGGACTCCTCGGGCCCTGGGTCCGCACGGAGCTGGAGGCGCCCCTGTTCAGCCCGGCCGAGGCGGACGCCGAGTTCCGTTCCCGCAAGCGGGCGGCGAGGAAGAGCAAGGTGCAGCCGTCCCAGCGGGCCAGGCGGAAGGCCAGCCCGAAGCGACGGCACGGGGACCACTACAGCGTCGGAGCCTACGGCTAAGAAGTGGTTTCAAAACCCCGGACGCCCGGGGTGGTTCACGGGTTCCACCCGGAGGAACCCGATCATGGCTGCCCTGGTGACCGACGAGCTCTGGCGGGCGATCGCCCCGCACCTGCCGCCCCCTCCGCCGTCCCCCAAGGGGGGCCGTCCCCGGGTCGAGGACCGGCAGGCCCTGGCCGGCATCCTCTTCGTGCTGCGCGAGGGCCTGCGTTGGCGGTCGCCGCCGGCCGAGTCGGGCTGCGGCTCGGGCAGCACCCGCGGGCGACGGTTCGCCGAGTGGACCGCCGCGGGGGTCTGGGACAGGGCCCATGCCCACTTGCTCGCCGCGCTCGGCGAGCGGGGGCTCCTGGACCTCGAGCGATGCGCCCTCGACTCGGCCTCCACGCGGGCCGTAGAAGGGGGGCGCACACCGCAGGAAGGGGGTGTATCGGGCCGAGACGCGTGCAGCGGCTTCGTCGGAGACCTTCTGGATGGGATTGTCCTGGGCGGTGACGGCTTCGGTGCCAATCAGGTAGTCGTAGAAGGTCGAGACGGCGGCGAGGTTCCGGTTGATGGTCGTGGGGGCGAGGGGCCGGGCCAATCCCTTCGGCCCCCGGCCGGGAACCTCGCGCAAGAAGGCGAGTAGGTCCAGGGCGCGGGCGGGCGTGAAGTCCTCGATCCGGAGTTGTGCGGAGCGCAAGAACCGGAAGAGACGCTTGAGGTCATGCGCATAGGCCAGGAGGGTATTGGGCGAGCAGCCGCGAGCGCGCAGGTGGCGCAGGAACGCGGCGACGGCGGGGATCACCGTTCCGTCGTCGTCGAGCAACTCGACATGGAGCTCGCCGTCCCGTCGTTGTTTTGAGACCCTCATGCCGGCTTCCTCTCTCGGTGTACCGCCGTTCGCCGTGAATGTCCACATAACTCTGTGGAAGGCCGCGGGGAAGGGCAGGACGCCATACTACTTCCACCTCCGCGACGACCCGCCCTTTGCCTTCGCTGGCCTGTGGGAATGCTGGTCGAAGGGCCCAGAGCCGATCGACAGCGTCGCCATCATCACGACCGAGCCGAATGAACTGGTCGCCCCGGTTCACGACCGGATGCCGGTGATCCTCCGGCCCGAGGAATTCGGTCAGTGGCTCGACCCTCAGGAGCAGGAAGCGGACCTGCTCTCGCTCCTGGCACCGCTTACGGCCGGGTGGATGGATCCGTATCCGGTCGGCAAGCTCATCGGCAGCCCGAAGAACGACCGGCCGGAGTGCATCGAGCGGGCGGCCACCTGACCGGGGGCCTCGCTCAATAGCGCTGGTCGATGAGCACCGGCATCCAGGCACCGCCGGTCATGTTCTTGTAGTAATTCGTCGACGGCTCGCACACGACGAAGCAGACGGCCCAGCCCTGCTCGTCCGGGGCCAGGACCCCCCGAATCCCCTCCCGGACGAAGACCCAGGCCCCGTTGTGGGCCCAGAAGCTGGCGGCAATCTCGACCGGGACGGCCCCGAACCGCGCCCACTCCCCCGCCTGCACGCCGGAGAGGCGAGCCAGGGCGGTGCGCGGCAGCCGCCGGCTCCGCCCGTCGAAGTTGCCCCAGCGGGCGAACTGGATCGTCCCGTCGCGTCGGATCGGGATGCGAGGCCGGGGGTCGGCCAGAGCGAAGCGATACTCGGGCGGCGACTCGCCCCCGAAGGCCCGCCGCCTCAACTCCGGCCGCCCGACCAGCTCCGTGGGCACCTCGCTCCCTGCCAGGATGACGACCGGCCGCATTGCTCAGAAGACGTGCTTCCCCCGGATGTCGCACACCTCGCGATAGGTCGCCGGGTCGCTGTAGATCTCGGGCAGGGCCAGGGTCGCCGCGCTGCGCAGGGCGAAACGCCCATGCCGCGCGTTCACGGACTCCTTGAGCGCGTCGACCACGTCACAGGCCGCCGCCGGCTCGTCGAACAGCGCAAGCTGCTCCTGCCCTTCCGGCGCGAGCTGCTCGGCGAAAAGGTGCATCCGCGTGGCGGACGCGCCCGGGATATAGGCCGCCCGCAGGCAGGCGGAGTAGCCGTCATAGACAGTAGTTTCCCCGAATCACTCCACCCCATCTCCGGCGGTGCGTAGCGTCTCCCCGCTACCCGCACCGTGAGGTGGCTCGGTCGGCCCCGGATTTCCCGCCTCGAACGCCCGTCGGCGTCGGATCGCTACCCGCCGACCCCGCCGACCCCGCCGACCCCGCCGCACGACCGCCTCGAACCGTCCTCCCGCCCTTCTCCCAGCCATTCCGACAGGAGCCGCCGGATTTCCGGGCCGTGCCGTCGCAGCAGTCGTTCGACATCGAGCACGCTCGGCCGGTCCTTCTTGCGGTTCCACGGCGGCCGGAACCACCAGCCCACCTCGCCGGCCGCCTCCAGCCGGAACTGGGCCAGCCGCAGCAGGCTCATCGTCACCCACTGGGCCTGGCTCGTCCGCTCGATCGGCTTCCTCGTCCAGGCCCGGCACTGCTCCCATCCCAACCGCTGCTTTAGGTCTCGAAATCCGTCCTCCTGCCGGAAGCGGGCGGCGAACAACTCGACCATCTGAAGCCCGGTCAACTCCACGGCCGAGGTGACCAGGGCGAACCGCTTCTTGTACCCCTCGACGCAGGCGACGACCGCCTTGATGGGCACCCCATGGCCGGCCACCCGCCACCGGCCGACGACCTCCTTCCAGCGGACCCGCCGCCGCCGGCCGTAGACCAGGGCGTGCCCCTCGTGCCACGGCCCGGACCACCGGCCGCCCCGGCGGGGCGGCTCCAGCTTCTTGCCCCACTTCGGCATCGGCCCCCGCTGCCCCTCGCGGCGTCCGGTCGGCGGCGGGGCGTGCAGCCGGGCGTCGTGCCGCAGCCGGGTCAGGAACTCGATGCGGGGCGAGTCGCCCTCGGGCGTGACCAGCGGCCGGATCACGCTCTTCAGGGCGTAGCCGCCGTCGAAGACGGCCAGGTGCCGCCCGCCGGTGATCCGGGCCTGCTCCCGGATCAGTTCCACGGCCAGTTCGCACTTCGTGCGGAAGCCCACCTTCGGCCCGACGAACCCCGACCGGGCCGGCAGTTGCGACTTGCGGAAGTAGAGCCGTCCCGAGACCGGCAGGAACCAGGCGGGCCGACCGGGCTCATCGAGCAAGGCCCCGAGCACGACCCAGTTATGGGCCCGGACGGTGGCGGCCCGGTTGGGGCAGCGGGCGGTGTACTCGTGGAACGTGCAGGTTCCCCAGACGTGCTTGCCCGAGCGGTGGACCTTGGTGTCATCGACCGCCGGGGCGTGATAGCCGTGCCAGGTGCGGCCGGGGGCCTGCTCGACGAGCCGGGTCAGGCTGCGGGTGACGGCCCCGGCATCCCAGGCCCCGTACTCGGCGAAGCGTTCCATCGCCCGCCAGTCGGCCGGCCGGTCGAGGGCCAGGACCGACTGCGTGACGGTATGCTCCTCGACGTTGAGGGCCAGGCCGGTGACCCACTCGACGAAGCGGCGGTGTCCGGGCCGGTTGAAGGCCCAGGCGAAGCGGGCGAGCAGTGCTTGCCAGATCGACCAGAGCAGCGTAGCGTCGGTCATCGGGGCATCTCCTGGTGCGGGACCGGATGAGGTGGTGATCAACCCATCAAGGTCCGATCGGGAGATGCCCCGCTCAAGATGCAACAGGAGGCCGGTAGGAGTGCAGGTTTTCGGGGAAACTACTGCATAGAGGGAGTCGAAGCGATCCGAGGGCGGCACGACCGACGACCGCCCGCCCCGCGTGATGCCGTGGCGGTCCTTCCCCTTGCGATAGCAGAGCAGCAGGCTGATCCGCCCGGCCTTGAGCCGGTGGAAGCGGAACTCCTCGATCAGTCGCTCCAGGTTCCGGACCATCCAGCCGTGGATCATGTAGGGGTCGGCGGTCTCCCGCCCGAGGCTGCCACCCCGGCTGATCATCTTGTGCCTCGGCCGCTCCTCCTTGAGCGGCAGCACCGCCTCGCCATTGACCTCGTACCAGATCGCCTCGCCCACGACGGTGAGGAGACGACGGATCAATCGCCGATCCGCCCTGGCGAACTCCAGGCAGGTGCCGATGCCGACCCCGGCCAGGACGGCGGCCCGCCGCTTGCCGATCCCGCACAGCTCCGTGACGGGTAGGGTGACGAGCAGCGACTCCTCCTCGGCCGGCGTGAGCACGGCGGCGGCGCCGAACGGCTTGGCGACGTCGCAGAGCAGCTTGGCCAGCGTGCGGGTCCGCGCGATCCCCGTCGTCGTCGGCACGCCGACCCGCTCGCGGATCTGGCCTCGGACCGCCTCGGCCGTCCCTTGATAGGATCCGCCGATGGGCAGCGCCTCGAAGCCCATCTCATCGATCGAGAAGTATTCCGCCAGCGGGGACAGCGTACGGAGCTCCTCCAGCATCCGGCCGGAGACGTCGCCCAGCCAATCGAAGTCGCGCTTGAGGAACACCCCGTTCGGGCACCGGACCTTGGCCTCCCAGATCGGGTCGCCGACGGTGATGCCCGCCCGCTTCATCTCCGAGCTGCGGGCGATCACGCAGGCCCCATTGTTGCCGAGGACGCCCAGCGGGCGGCCGCGCAGGCTCGGGAACCGCACGCGCTCGGCGTTGCAGTAGAATGTGTCCGCGTCAACCCAGCCGATCGCCTCCATGAACAAAGGGATACACTGAACCCAAGGCCAGGTCAAGTCGCGGCCGACGCCACGCGTACTCGCCCCGCGACCCTGTCGAGCATCCTTCGGGTGTTCCCGGGCAAGGCGAGGCGGCTCTCACCGCGGGCCACTCAT carries:
- a CDS encoding class II glutamine amidotransferase domain-containing protein, which translates into the protein MCGVIGFMDKLGRADCPSGLVTMAMLDALGCRGPDSAGLAVLRGDAEGPAGWTVRISGVDAGSVAQALDGLGEVGRIRLDGETVVACIRAAPGVTAEQVERALGGRRGGPEVLCLGSALDLVKQVGSPAGLGATYGPADWRGPLAIGHTRMSTESRIDLSHSQPFWAHGVPDLATAHNGHVTNYHRLRRRFERLGTTFYTNNDSEVIGVYLRDRLEQGRSLPEAMADSLEDLDGAYSYLVASPEGLGVVRDRFGFKPLMVAEAEEFVAVATEEVALRRALPGDFRAVEAPPGRATFYPLPVAIPA
- a CDS encoding GltB/FmdC/FwdC-like GXGXG domain-containing protein, whose amino-acid sequence is MSIAGHESLTIDCAGRPVREINRAIRSAIAGGQSRLRLLNPAARHNLGVALPEGVHLRVDGPAGYYAAGLNDGATVEVAGGVGWGAAESMRDGTVVIDGDAGNAVAASIRAGTVVVRGDPSTRAGIAMKGGLLIIGGDAGPMAGFMMQKGILVICGDAADSMYAGTVYVGGVVGAPGSDVVEGEIAPDEEAMLRERLDRWAVPAPAGFRKLVSGRRLWNFQRADLEFWKDAL
- a CDS encoding IS5 family transposase, translating into MRIRRPYELTDGQYARIEDLLPTNGRRGGQWDDHRTTLDGIGRILRTGARRREPPGRDGKCKSAYGRFNRRSEDGPLGRVRRRLHARPDRLRRLDFDLRCVDGSGIRASRSAAGARRRVDGEPGDHALGRSRGGFGTKPHLIVDGDGPPRAASISPGQAPESKRREPVLQAVRIPRAGRGRPRSRPKAPAGGRGHSSPRARRHLRRRRTKAVIPTRKDQRRSPRFDEASDRRRNVVERCIDWLKESRRIGTRHEKPAVSFMGMVKPAMIRRCQRLLAS
- a CDS encoding site-specific integrase encodes the protein MPSRSPRIPSYGLHKPTGQTRVRIDGRDVYLGRFDSDESRERYRRVVAEWLSTGTAPEPSRGVAPGGAGGRPPGGPTVAELLVRFLRHAEVHYRHADGTPTGTTEKFKVALRLLRSLYARTAVADFGPKALNSVRAELLRRGLSRSTINFHVGKVVQVFKWGVAEELVPPAVYQAIVAVPGLRRGRTEARETKPVGPVPEAYVEAVLPHVSRQVRAMIEIQRLTGMRPGEVVSMRTADLDTSGRLWVYRPARHKTEHHGRQRVIYLGPKAQGLLGPWVRTELEAPLFSPAEADAEFRSRKRAARKSKVQPSQRARRKASPKRRHGDHYSVGAYG
- a CDS encoding transposase, yielding MAALVTDELWRAIAPHLPPPPPSPKGGRPRVEDRQALAGILFVLREGLRWRSPPAESGCGSGSTRGRRFAEWTAAGVWDRAHAHLLAALGERGLLDLERCALDSASTRAVEGGRTPQEGGVSGRDACSGFVGDLLDGIVLGGDGFGANQVVVEGRDGGEVPVDGRGGEGPGQSLRPPAGNLAQEGE
- a CDS encoding SOS response-associated peptidase; the protein is MPASSLGVPPFAVNVHITLWKAAGKGRTPYYFHLRDDPPFAFAGLWECWSKGPEPIDSVAIITTEPNELVAPVHDRMPVILRPEEFGQWLDPQEQEADLLSLLAPLTAGWMDPYPVGKLIGSPKNDRPECIERAAT
- a CDS encoding IS701 family transposase; translation: MEAIGWVDADTFYCNAERVRFPSLRGRPLGVLGNNGACVIARSSEMKRAGITVGDPIWEAKVRCPNGVFLKRDFDWLGDVSGRMLEELRTLSPLAEYFSIDEMGFEALPIGGSYQGTAEAVRGQIRERVGVPTTTGIARTRTLAKLLCDVAKPFGAAAVLTPAEEESLLVTLPVTELCGIGKRRAAVLAGVGIGTCLEFARADRRLIRRLLTVVGEAIWYEVNGEAVLPLKEERPRHKMISRGGSLGRETADPYMIHGWMVRNLERLIEEFRFHRLKAGRISLLLCYRKGKDRHGITRGGRSSVVPPSDRFDSLYAVVSPKTCTPTGLLLHLERGISRSDLDGLITTSSGPAPGDAPMTDATLLWSIWQALLARFAWAFNRPGHRRFVEWVTGLALNVEEHTVTQSVLALDRPADWRAMERFAEYGAWDAGAVTRSLTRLVEQAPGRTWHGYHAPAVDDTKVHRSGKHVWGTCTFHEYTARCPNRAATVRAHNWVVLGALLDEPGRPAWFLPVSGRLYFRKSQLPARSGFVGPKVGFRTKCELAVELIREQARITGGRHLAVFDGGYALKSVIRPLVTPEGDSPRIEFLTRLRHDARLHAPPPTGRREGQRGPMPKWGKKLEPPRRGGRWSGPWHEGHALVYGRRRRVRWKEVVGRWRVAGHGVPIKAVVACVEGYKKRFALVTSAVELTGLQMVELFAARFRQEDGFRDLKQRLGWEQCRAWTRKPIERTSQAQWVTMSLLRLAQFRLEAAGEVGWWFRPPWNRKKDRPSVLDVERLLRRHGPEIRRLLSEWLGEGREDGSRRSCGGVGGVGGVGG